From Hippoglossus hippoglossus isolate fHipHip1 chromosome 14, fHipHip1.pri, whole genome shotgun sequence:
CTGAGGGCACTTTAAGACAGCACTGAATCAGGTAGCCAACACTGAACATCCTGATGAAGCCCTGGacaatgagagaaaacacatttaggaTTAGTATTtagtcattttttattatttttattatcattgatgagaaaaaaaacctcacacCAACGGTAGTATCTTGGTTAAAAGTGTGTTACCTTAATACAGTATGAAATGCAGTTGTCTTGGTAATGTTTACAACATCTGTGTCTTGGACCATGTTTGCATCTGAGTTATAAAAaaaagggtgaaaaaaaaatgtcagtattGACCACCACTCTGCACAAACccatatgtgtctgtgttctctcACATTGATTCTAGCAGCTCCCTGGTGTAGGCCACCAGAGTTTTCCTCCTGGAGCTGGGCCTTCCTGCTGACGGTTGCGAATCCTCCGTCTCTATAGCAGCTGTCCTCTCAAGGGGTCGGGTGCCAACAAGTTCTGCCGAGACAGGGTGAGTTGGAATCTCTTCTTTCCCGATGATGAACCTGTGACACAAGAAGCCTCTGAGCTTCACCCCAAAACTGACAACAGTCTAAATCAAGGCATCTGTGGGAGCAGAGACTTAACTTGAACTTACTTCAGTGCAGAGAATGCGAAGCCTTTGAGACCATCTTTACTCCTGcagaacaaaacacaagatttaACGCATTAAACACcaaacatttggttttgatATTCGTAAGGAAGCAATGTTGCATATTTCAGTGTAATAATCTGTGCACTGTGCTGCTCGGACCTGAAGAAGAACATGTAGAGGGACGCAGTTATGCAGAACAACAGCACCTAAtgggaaacagagacagaaagaggaaatcAAGATCAACATCTGGTCATGTGACTCCactctaaaaaaaacatttgtacaagTGTACAATTATTGATACTAGAGCTTTGCGTTGAAGCTGTCAAACAATAGGAAAAGATGACAGTGAAGTTATATATTTCAGATTGATGACATGTTGATGGTGAAGCTGTAGAATTCTGCTGTAAGGTGACGGTAAATTTAATCTTCAAGTGACAGAAACAACTGTCAAGTTTATACATAAAAATCTGACAGCTGATGCGACTCACTTCATATTCTGTACTGACACATCGGTATGAATCTACACATCCGAGATTAATGTATGAAACAAAACTAACGGCACATTGCAAGGCCCTCATCTGAAATAAAGAGTGATACAGtttaaagaaattattttacatttatgcAGCCTATTAAGCTAAGAGGGGGCGCTAATACACATCgcttaaaaacatttaaaaaaaattaataatatcCCCccccaacagacacacacactcctgtgaTGTGACTGCTATCGTTCTGAAAAgtggtttgtctgtgtttgttctgaaATGTCCTTCTCGGGGTTTCTTGTTGAAAGCACATTTTGTTTCTCTGAGCCGTTATTGTTTGGAGTCTTTGTTCAGCTCGACCTTGAACTAGGCTACACTATGTGGGCCTACATCAGACCACTGGCTACAGTATGTGGGCCTACATCAGACCACTGGCTACAGTATGTGGGCCTACATCAGACCACTGGCTACACTATGTGGGCCTACATCAGACCACTGGCTACAGTATGTGGGCCTACATCAGAgcattgtttattcatttaactGCTTTTAAATGTCTATGTTTGCAATTATTGGGTTGGAATAAATACTGtaagaaagaacattttaatttctgtcattttttttcgGAGACTATTAGAATCATCACACTGCTGTGATTGTAAGAACCAAAGCAAGATGTGGACATGTAGAGTTTCAGGCGTTTCCAGTACTTCGTTTAGTACTGGGTGGGTTTTCAAATAGTTAAATTAATTGTGAGGTACTGCTACCTTTTGTGGCAATGTTTTTACTGCATATTTTACAGATAAACGCTGTTTGTTCAACATCTTCCTTGTCCTAAACAAACCACTACCATTTTTTACATGGCTCTTTCCCTGTTTACTCtcgagacaaaaacacacatctcGGTCTTATCCAGTTACGCACAAACGCCCATtggaatgtgtgtatgtgtcatgtGTAggtttgacagttttttttttttatcttgttgtgtctgtgagagaggcATACCAGAAAACAAGGAAAGGGAAACATTGTGTTAGCTAACAGTCCTCATGAAGCTTGGCTACCTGATAAAAGAAAGCTCAAGCCGATCTGGGAGCCACTGAGTAGAGATGGTGTCCTCCTACACTATCTGTTATATTACTAAGGCCCCAACCACCATTATTTAGCTGCCTTCACTTTCGTCTTACCTCGCCATGTCTGATGGGTTTGACGATGCCTCGTGTTACGGCCATGCGGAACAACGTCTCAGTGGCCTGAAAACCAGATTACAcaacaaatattacaaatgCACTGTGTGGCAGGAGCAAATGTATCAATTGATGTAAAACAGataatgtttaaatgaaaacagcagcactTACGAGATTTGTCATGTATATTGTCAGCAGCCCTCTCCTGGTGACGGGGAGAAAGGTTGAGACATAGTTTGGtaataaaacactgaatcaaTATTTACGAGGACATCCCTGATACTTGAGATGTATCCAACAATTGAATTACAACCCCAAATAAAAGGTGCCATTTCTGTGCATTGCTGGACCTGGTAAATGGGTTTTATGAGAAGACTTTGAAAGAGTCATGAAagcaaataaagtgaaaataaacagactggAATCTCACCTGCTCTTGCGCTCCAAGAGGATAGCAATGTAGGAGGCAGGCAGTGCCGAGCCAAACCCGGCAGACCAGGAGTAGAACCCTCCCAACAGTTTTCTGAAGTTGgaaaattaaatgttattacatttttttcctcagataacatttttttcctcttatctcaataaaatcaaaaatgtctccatgtttaaaatatttgtatggCTTTAATAAGActagttattttttaaattgtgtcgACCTGTGAGGGtttttttgcacaaaaatgTGGGTTCTGCGATGCACATTCCTGCCAATAGTTTTATTTGTCCATGTCCAGACTTAAGTGTATGTAGGACACCAAATTGGTCCAATAGGTGTCATCACTGTGGTTTGGATCATTAGTTATGCAGGAGGAACCTTCATTCAGGTACAGGTGTTACTCGGCGGAGGAGCTAAAACATTCTGTGATCGCCACACCATGTAAACACTCAGTGGCCTTGGTGAAAAGTTTGGCTGCGTAGAAATGTATGCATGCACTGGTTATGCACTCTTGCCTTTAACATTGAAGACTGTAATAGAATTGTGCATCCTGCTACTTGGTACAAGCCTGTCTGTCTTTGCAGGTCTGTTCATTATCGAATCAGGTCACAAATATCTTCTTCTGACCATACGGAGATCTCACCGACCTACACAGTGTCTCTTCTCACTGGTTGAGCTTGGGCAGTTGCCAGTCCTAACcacaatcagacacacacttacacaacaCTAGGCACTTCCTTCTCTCACTTCCACTCAGATCTGCTTACAAAAAACTTTACGATTTACACCGCAACACCAACCAACTGTGAGCAATAATATTCTCAAAAGCATGAAGCGGAAGTTTACTCTGTTACTAGACACTACATCTTTGTTTCGTGAGAATGTTACAACAATACAACTGAGGCAACAAAGACAGTATAGAAGAGGACTGCCATCTACTAAACATAGTGGATAAAGAGAGGATTTATATGGTTTTAAATTGGCTTTGCAAAGTTTAGATAACCCATTGGCTCCTTATTTTTTGATGACAAACATTTCAATTGATTGATAGGCTGTGGCTGAGGtgtagagcggtcgtcctccaaccagaaggtcggcggttcaatcctcagtcttcctcatctgccCCCTCATAGATGTcaaatgcactaattgtaagtcgctttggagaAAAGCGTCCGCCAAATGCGTGTAATGTAAAATCTGTTCATCTTAGCTGAGCTGTGTGACCTACAATTGGATGCACTAACCTGAGGATGCAGAAGAAAACAATGTAGAGACCTCCATTGGCAGTGAGGAAAGAGGTAGACCACAGGATCTCAGGTAGAAGCCTTTTTAAATAGTAgtccttcttccttctcctaAGAATCGCTGCAATCTGTGAAACATAGAGCATTACTggttttcatattttgtttccAAATCACAGCTTTAGAAAACTTGAGGACAGTTGTTTAAATGTACTACATTCCCCACTTGAACTGATGATGGTTTgaaagctgcaaaacaaaacacagcaagaAGCTCATTTGATGGTTTCCAATACATTATTACACTGCATGTTTTTACAAGCTCCCATCACTGAAGGATTGTTCTATGAGAAGTAGCTGCTAACATCGTTAGCTTTCATAATTTTAAGCAAACTTTAGCTGAATTTCACGTGTTAGCTAACCTTAAACTTTGTGCTATATACATGATCTGCATAACACAGACAACTGCTTCGAGATGTAACCCTGAGCTCTTCAGAACACACTGTAGTGTTAGTATAAATACTTCTAAAGTTTTGACAGTATCACACCTCTGTGGAAGAATTTACTTTTTGCTCCAGGGGGAATTCCTGGATTGCCACTACAGGCTGTTTCCTATTGAAGGCCTTTTCATGTCAACTTGGGAAATAGCTTCACGTTTGAAGGTGGTGACTGTGCTGGAGTTGATCCACTTCTTTATTGGTTTATTATCatatttcttttagtttttatgttttcaaagGCTACAGACAACAGAGGTAAATTGATAAAGGGTTTTACAGCAGCTCATCTCTGGACCTCTTCACCGCACCATGGCTTTTCAAGAGATATGCACAATCAgttgtttaactttattttcatttgagtGCTGTAAAAGATAAGCCACTGAGCTATACTGACAAATGGATAGAATGATCAGAGCTTTCAGCTTTCACATGACCACAGTCCGACAGAGTCGATACACAGGCAGCAGTGAGTGAGCTAACAGCCAAGAAACTGAAAGCTCATGGACAAGGGGAATCTGTGAAGGAGGCCTTGTTCCAGGACAGAGTAAAACGTTTTCATACCAAGCAAGAACAAACAGTGATAAGTGGACGAAAGCATTTTGACACATTTACTACGGTTTATAATGTGGAGTCAGATGCTGCCTAACACAGCTCCGTTTAAATGCCGTCCTGAAAAGTCTTTCTCTTTATATGGCTTTggggatttatttgttttattcattttaactgggggtttttttttgttctccttgttgttatggaagttttctggaagctggtgaaaggagaactcagctgatgtcttatgctgaagattttaatgtagacttgatgcatcaaggatccagtatatctccctctacttgagtcacccattctaacagcacatccatgaacggctagaattgctgtcactctctatgttatatgtaggtgttcgcatcctattggatagttaagcctaagGTATGAtaaaatacgcaaaagagttggtgagagttgaagttggtgcttctctgtctggcacatctgagttagatatgaaagtccctagACATAGACACTGAAATGCATTGCTGGTCGGTccaacctgaccttgggtactgcttagagagagaagggagtatctgtggaactagacaggcactattctcctgtacagatataatataatatacattatttatagtggcatatacagtaatgtgtgaggatggttaaaaattcctcaacacttGTGAAGCATGCAAATGctgtagaaataaagtttttaatactattatcattattacctACAAAGAAGAAAGATTAAGAAACTGATCGAGCTTTTGATTCTGACAAACACTTCCCTGTCCATATCTGCACACTGCATCACTCTATGTGTAAATGTAGACTgtccagtttttaaaaatgtgttgtgtaTGCACCCAGAAAGACTCCTCTCTGGAGGTCAGCACCCAGACGGACTCCTCTCTGGAAGTCAGCACCCAGGTGGACTCTCTCTGGAGGTCAGCACCCAGGTGGACTCCTCTCTGGAAGTCAGCACCCAGACAGACTCTCTCTGGAGGTCAGCACCCAGACGGACTCTCTCTGGAGGTCAGCACCCAGGTGGACTCTCTCTGGAAGTCAGCACCCAGACGGACTCTCTCTGGAAGTCAGCACCCAGACGGACTCTCTCTGGAGGTCAGCACCCAGGTGGACTCTCTCTGGAGGTCAGCACCCAGGTGGACTCCTCTCTGGAAGTCAGCACCCAGACGGACTCTCTCTGGAGGTCAGCACCCAGGTGGACTCTCTCTGGAGGTCAGCACCCAGGTGGACTCTCTCTGGAAGTCAGCACCCAGGTGGACTCCTCTCTGGAGGTCAGCACCCAGACGGACTCCTCTCTGGAAGTCAGCACCCAGACGGACTCCTCTCTGGAAGTCAGCACCCAGGTGGACTCTCTCTGGAGGTCAGCACCCAGGTGGACTCTCTCTGGAAGTCAGCACCCAGGCGGACTCTCTCTGGAAGTCAGCACCCAGGCAGACTCTCTCTGGCAGTCAGCACCCAGGCATACTCTCTGGAAGTCAGCACCCAGGCATACTCTCTGGAAGTCAGCACCCAGGCAGACTCTCTGGAAGTCAGCACCCAGGCAGACTCTCTCTGGCAGTCAGCACCCAGGCAGACTCTCTCTGGAAGTCAGCACCCAGGCGGACTCTCTCTGGAGGTCAGCACCCAGGTGGACTCTCTCTGGAAGTCAGCACCCAGGCAGACTCTCTCTGGAAGTCAGCACCCAGGCATACTCTCTGGAAGTCAGCACCCAGGCATACTCTCTGGAAGTCAGCACCCAGGCAGACTCTCTCTGGCAGTCAGCACCCAGGCAGACTCTCTCTGGAAGTCAGCACCCAGGCAGACTCTCTCTGGAAGTCAGCACCCAGGCGGACTCTCTCTGGAAGTCAGCACCCAGGCAGACTCCTCTCTGGAAGTCAGCACCCAGGTGGACTCTCTCTGGAAGTCAGCACCCAGGCAGACTCTCTCTGGAAGTCAGCACCCAGGCAGACTCCTCTCTGGAAGTCAGCACCCAGGTGGACTCTCTCTCTGGAAGTCAGCACCCAGGCAGACTCTCTCTGGAAGTCAGCACCCAGGCAGACTCTCTCTGGAAGTCAGCACCCAGGCATACTCTCTGGAAGTCAGCACCCAGGCATACTCTCTGTGGAGGTCAGCACCCAGTTGGACTCTCTTGAGGTCAGCACCCAGTTGGACTCTCTTGAGGTCAGCACCCAGTTGGACTCTCTTGAGGTCAGCACCCAGTTGGACTCTCTTGAGGTCAGCACCCAGTTGGACTCTCTTGAGGTCAGCACCCAGGCGGACACTCTCGAGGTCAGCACCCAGGTGGACTCTCCTGAAGTCTGAACCCAGACTTCCTCTCTggaagtcagcagaaagtcctCTTGAGGAGGCCCCGTGTTCTGGATGAATTGTGTGTCAGAACAGCCTGAAACCTCCCGGAAACGAACCCGCGAGGTGCGGTGAGTCCCCGACTGAAAGCTAGTTGACACCGCAGCTAATCTTTATGACGTTTAGCAGAGGTTGTTAGCATTACTTGGCTAGCTGGCTAACTTTAGCCCCAGAGTGTACAAGTCTCAGAACAGCGGGTGAAACCTACCAGGTAGAGAGGAGCGTATATTTTGAAGGAGACCTCCAGAGCCCCCCGGGTTATGTCCACGGCAGCCTGCGCACACGACGGGCTCCATGTGTGACCGATCTCGTAGCAGTTGTGTGGTATTTTGCTCAGAGCGCCCATGACTGCAGGTCTGAACACTGACCACAACACCCAGTACACACAGCGTGCGCGTTCACTGCCAGGCCTGCGATGACACGCAGAACAGCTGTGAACGCGCACGGCGCTGGACGTAAAATGGTTACTGGAGTAAATCCTGATCCTGTGTTCAAAACTCAAATCACAGTGAAAACTATTTTATCCGCaatgttttataataataataataataataataataataataataataataatacattacatttatacagcacctttcatacattAAATGCAGCAAGACATTAAAAATAAGCTGGATCAATAACAACAcgttagcaataaaacaaagacttaggataaaagcataaaactagCAAAAGGTCTATAAacaagtcaaaaataaaaataaaaaaaaacatttcattgattaaaaacaagatCATAGAAATAGATTGtgagttgtttcttaaaactatcaacagaagTAGCTTGTCTTGTGTGTGGTGGGAGTTTGTTCCGAACCTTTGGTGCATAGCAACAGGATaagtacttttatttatatgattacatttataaacaaactgctgcaaaaCATTGTAAGACCCTTATAAAACAAGCCTCTCTAAATTAAAACTTATAAAtaaccttttctttcttttattgaaaACAACATATAGTCACAGAAATAAGGTTACGACGACAACACATTtaaagcgcacacacacacatatatattatatagcCCTTACACGTCAtatatacatgaaaaataatatcattattaataataatgataattattataatagtaatattaataataataataatgtagaTATTCACCATattaattctcttttttttaccttataaatgtattgatttaagTGCTGATTCAAGGTCTAAGATAAATGctgtaaatgtcagtttgtGAGTCAAAAAGAATTGCATATAGAATAATAAAGTTGAGTAGATACTCAAGGGCCCCATCTTCTGGTTTaaaacagtcacacagacagaagtttTGTTCATAAAACTTCTGTCTGTAGATACTCAAGGGCCCCATCTTCTGGTTTaaaacagtcacacagacagaagtttTGTTCATAAAAAAGTGTAGAATGCATTTATATCCTGGGATTAAATTGTCACTaataattgtttaaaatatgttttgtgatATTAAGTTTGAATTTACTTCTAATTAATTCTTGGAAATTGGATTCAGCCGTCCAAATGCTTTTGCTCCGCCAAAATCATTTCTCAAGATTTAGGCTGAAGAGACAGAGTGGTACTTGGGTAACTTGGGTATTCATTGAAACCAGATTTATAAAGATTAGTATATTAGAGATTTGTTGCTGTGTTACATGATGTATAAGCTTTGTTCTTAGAACTTCTTTATACGTAAACCTCTCAATCTGAATTTAGGCTTAATGTGACGCAAGATGTTAACGCTGCAGGGAGACGT
This genomic window contains:
- the tmem135 gene encoding transmembrane protein 135 isoform X2: MGALSKIPHNCYEIGHTWSPSCAQAAVDITRGALEVSFKIYAPLYLIAAILRRRKKDYYLKRLLPEILWSTSFLTANGGLYIVFFCILRKLLGGFYSWSAGFGSALPASYIAILLERKSRRGLLTIYMTNLATETLFRMAVTRGIVKPIRHGEVLLFCITASLYMFFFRSKDGLKGFAFSALKFIIGKEEIPTHPVSAELVGTRPLERTAAIETEDSQPSAGRPSSRRKTLVAYTRELLESICKHGPRHRCCKHYQDNCISYCIKGFIRMFSVGYLIQCCLKVPSAFRQMFSKPSRLPSLFYNKENFQLGAFLGSFVSIYKGTSCLLRWLRNIDDELHALIAGFLAGMSMFFYKSTSISMYLFSKLVEVKEYLFADESQLISVKRNTTK
- the tmem135 gene encoding transmembrane protein 135 isoform X1, which encodes MGALSKIPHNCYEIGHTWSPSCAQAAVDITRGALEVSFKIYAPLYLIAAILRRRKKDYYLKRLLPEILWSTSFLTANGGLYIVFFCILRKLLGGFYSWSAGFGSALPASYIAILLERKSRRGLLTIYMTNLATETLFRMAVTRGIVKPIRHGEVLLFCITASLYMFFFRSKDGLKGFAFSALKFIIGKEEIPTHPVSAELVGTRPLERTAAIETEDSQPSAGRPSSRRKTLVAYTRELLESICKHGPRHRCCKHYQDNCISYCIKGFIRMFSVGYLIQCCLKVPSAFRQMFSKPSRLPSLFYNKENFQLGAFLGSFVSIYKGTSCLLRWLRNIDDELHALIAGFLAGMSMFFYKSTSISMYLFSKLVETMYFKGIEAGRFPYFPHADTVLYAISTAICFQAAVMEMQNLRPSYWKFLLRLTKGRFALMNRHLLDVFGTQASRDMKGFVPKLDPRYTTLLPPGVDFQLG